A single genomic interval of Cellulosilyticum sp. I15G10I2 harbors:
- a CDS encoding cache domain-containing sensor histidine kinase produces the protein MNRSLKFRMIFLYTLFSFFIIGVLSYFTYNYIVASLKNNEHVILQDSINYIEKQISFRIKNINQEFVDIFDNLAFQDLYIKSKNLNGSLADRLAVEIQYREYFNDIRLRNNDIVDSILMVMDHQKVFSDSHTPKLSYNAFQESIYHEYVMKNKNVIQYQAIGDTLKNICVLRSFYYTAEKSTGGTSLNPGYLSQNDQDYTTLMFYLKKNYLKQIIEKESEKRQTLIYIVSEEGEPIIESGSINESSFEDYRAVFMKNINEGEGFFETNKIGKSISVYYRTIEYANWKIIYVYDQNILYQKAGHVRVIASYIFIGAIFLVMLIASIISNSVVKPIRELGRSMDNALENQLTASFVPKYNDEIADLSKNFNVLLKRISELVENIRSVEKQKRRIELKALQAQINPHFLYNTLDTVYWLAMMDNHKHIADLISDLAGFFRLSLNKGQDITTVERELDHITKYIEIQKVRSNNSFDYHIEADPLVYSMRVPKLILQPLVENAIIHGFKSINYKGYIDIKVENKGEAICFQIEDNGIGLQREMIQQINSRNIKSEQNMGYAIGNVMERIVLYAGDQYGIQFDEEVSKGTRVLLTFPTQFSDGGGDRNHEDDHS, from the coding sequence ATCGTTCCCTTAAATTTCGCATGATTTTTCTGTATACGTTATTTAGTTTTTTTATTATAGGTGTTTTATCGTATTTTACGTACAATTATATTGTGGCCAGTCTCAAAAATAACGAGCACGTCATATTGCAAGATTCAATTAATTATATTGAAAAACAAATTAGTTTCCGCATTAAAAACATTAATCAAGAGTTTGTGGATATATTTGATAATCTGGCTTTTCAAGACTTGTATATTAAAAGTAAAAACTTAAATGGCAGCTTAGCAGATCGGTTAGCTGTAGAAATTCAATATAGAGAATATTTTAATGACATTCGGCTGCGCAATAATGATATAGTAGACTCGATACTAATGGTAATGGACCATCAGAAGGTTTTTTCTGATAGTCATACACCAAAGCTTTCTTACAATGCGTTTCAAGAGTCTATTTACCATGAATATGTAATGAAAAATAAAAATGTGATTCAATATCAAGCGATAGGAGATACACTGAAAAACATCTGTGTGCTGCGTTCTTTTTATTATACTGCGGAAAAAAGTACGGGTGGTACATCGTTGAATCCCGGGTACTTATCTCAAAATGATCAGGATTATACGACGCTTATGTTTTATTTGAAGAAAAATTATTTAAAGCAAATTATTGAAAAAGAATCTGAGAAAAGACAAACGCTTATTTATATTGTTTCAGAAGAAGGAGAACCCATTATTGAGAGCGGATCAATAAATGAGTCTTCCTTTGAGGATTATAGAGCAGTTTTTATGAAGAATATTAATGAGGGTGAAGGCTTTTTTGAAACGAATAAAATAGGAAAGTCAATTAGCGTCTATTATAGGACGATAGAATATGCTAATTGGAAAATCATCTATGTCTATGATCAAAATATACTTTATCAAAAAGCAGGACATGTCCGTGTCATAGCGAGTTATATTTTTATTGGCGCTATTTTTCTTGTTATGCTTATTGCTTCGATTATATCTAATTCAGTGGTCAAGCCTATCCGTGAGCTGGGAAGGTCCATGGATAATGCTTTAGAAAATCAACTAACTGCAAGTTTTGTTCCGAAATACAATGATGAGATAGCGGACTTAAGTAAAAATTTTAATGTTTTACTAAAAAGAATTTCTGAACTTGTAGAAAATATACGGTCTGTAGAGAAACAAAAGCGTCGTATAGAACTTAAAGCTTTGCAAGCTCAAATTAATCCCCATTTTTTATATAATACGCTAGATACAGTGTATTGGTTGGCTATGATGGATAATCATAAACATATAGCTGATCTCATTTCTGATTTAGCAGGTTTTTTTCGTCTAAGTTTAAATAAAGGACAAGATATTACAACGGTTGAGCGGGAGCTCGATCATATCACTAAATATATTGAAATACAAAAGGTACGGTCTAACAACAGCTTTGATTATCATATTGAAGCTGATCCTTTGGTATATTCTATGAGGGTTCCTAAACTGATACTGCAGCCCCTGGTTGAAAATGCAATTATTCATGGTTTTAAAAGTATTAATTATAAAGGCTATATTGATATAAAAGTAGAAAATAAAGGGGAAGCAATATGTTTTCAGATCGAAGATAATGGCATAGGCCTTCAGCGTGAAATGATTCAACAAATAAATAGCCGCAATATAAAGTCGGAGCAAAATATGGGATATGCTATTGGCAATGTTATGGAGCGGATTGTTCTTTATGCAGGAGATCAATATGGTATTCAATTTGATGAAGAAGTTTCAAAAGGAACCCGTGTACTCCTAACTTTTCCGACACAATTTTCTGATGGAGGAGGCGACAGAAACCATGAAGATGATCATAGTTGA